In one Atribacteraceae bacterium genomic region, the following are encoded:
- a CDS encoding SRPBCC family protein: protein MAEVETALVVNWPVDMVYEKAKDIEALARFLPDLKEVRVLSREGNQVESFWKGEFQRREVKWRERDIWDDEKRECRFHLLEGDFKKYQGIWRFLPDNEKTRIELKLEYDLGLPLIGPLINAFLKKKMTENSQSMLKALQQILDA from the coding sequence ATGGCCGAAGTCGAAACCGCATTGGTGGTGAACTGGCCGGTGGACATGGTCTATGAGAAAGCGAAAGACATCGAGGCCCTGGCCAGGTTTCTCCCGGACCTGAAGGAAGTCCGGGTTCTATCTCGGGAGGGTAACCAGGTGGAGAGTTTCTGGAAGGGTGAGTTCCAGAGACGGGAAGTCAAGTGGCGGGAGCGGGACATCTGGGACGACGAGAAACGCGAGTGCCGGTTCCACCTTCTGGAAGGAGATTTCAAGAAATACCAGGGGATCTGGCGTTTCTTGCCTGATAACGAGAAAACCCGGATTGAACTCAAGCTCGAGTACGACCTGGGATTGCCTCTGATCGGTCCCCTGATCAACGCTTTTTTGAAAAAGAAAATGACCGAGAACTCCCAAAGCATGCTGAAAGCCCTCCAACAGATTCTGGATGCCTGA